Within Thermus sp. CCB_US3_UF1, the genomic segment TGAGACCCCGGTCCAGACCCCCAGAGGCAGCCGCCTCCTCCGCCGCAAAGGCCAGCGCGCCAAAGACCGCCACCAGAACCAGAACCAAAAGCTTCTTCATCATCTTTCCCTCCCTATTGCGTCTCGCGGACGCTTTTGAACGGCCGGTAAGGCCTGCCGTTCTCCTCGTAGAAACCGAACTTGGTGAAGAACTCCACCCAGATGAGACGGATGGGCTGGAGCATGTGGCCCAAGGTGGTGAGGAGAAGGATGAGAAGGTGCAAGAGGGCCGCCACCGCCAAGCCCAGCAGGGTGCCGATGAGGCCCAGCTCCGCCATGGCGAAGCCCACATCGGTCAGGAGGCCCGCCAGGATGCCTCCTGCCGCCCCCACGGCATAGATACGGATGTGGGAGAGGATATGGCCCGCCTGGGTGAAGATCTCCGGGATCATGAGCCAGATGCGGCTCATGAGGACCGACAAGAAGAAGACCGCAAAGCCCAGGTACATGAGGGCCGTCAGCCAGCCCGCCTGGAGGTTACCCAGGTAGCCCGCCGCCAGGGCCAGGATGCCCACCAGCCCGCCCAAGTAGCCCACGCCTTCCCAGAAGTGGGCCATGTGGTGGTGCTTGAGGCCCAGGTAGGCCCTAAGGAGAAGCCCCCAGAAGACCATCACCACCCCGAAGGCCACGGAGAGGAGGATGAGGAGGTTGGCGGTCTTGGCGGTGTCAATGCGGTGGATGAGGATGGGGATGAGGCCGGGGTGCTCGGGGGTGCCGAAGACCCCCAGGTGCTCCAGGAAGGTGCCGAAGAACTCCCCATAGACCACCCCCCAGACCACGGTCCAGAAAACCATCCAGTTCAGGATATAGACCAACTTGGAGAGGACAGGGGGCTTAAGCTTGAGGGCAAAGAGGTCAATGACCAGGGGCTCGTTGCGCTTGACATAGCCCGAAAGCCAGCGCCCGAGGAGGAGGAACAAAAGGGCATACCCGATGTCCCCCACGATCATGCCGAACCAGAAGGGGAAGAAGATGGGGACCACCGGGGTAGGGTCCAGGGAGCCGTACTTGGGGGTGTTGAGGAAACTCACCAGGAGCTCAAAGGGCCGCACCCAGGGCGGGTTGTCCAGGGCCACCGGCACCCGGTCGGCCTCGTGGTGCTCGTCCACGGGCTCAAAGGCGTAAACCACCCCGTCCTTGTGCCGGGCCAGGGCCTCCTCCACCCGGCCCTTGGCCTTCACGGGCACGTATCCCAAGAGGGCGAAACCGAAGCGCCCCGAGGCCAACTCCTCCAGGGCCTTGAGCCGGGCCACCTCGTCCTTGGCCCGGGTCCAGAGGCTTTGCAGGGTGGAAGTGGCCTCGGCGGCCAAGCGGAAGAGGGCCTGCCGCACCTCGGAAAGCTCCCGGGGGGCAGCCTCGGCCCGCTCCTTGAGCCTTTGGGCCGCCTGGGAGAGGGGAAGTTCCCCGTAGGCCCCGGGGAGGCGGAGCTCGGCCATGCCCGCGCGGGAGAGGGCGGCCTTGGCCGCCTCCAGGTCCTTGCGGTGGACCACCAAGAGGGCGGCCAGGCCCTTGGCGTAAGCCTCGGTGGCCAGGAGGAAACGGTCCTCCAGGGCCCGCTTCAGGGCCTCCTCCACCAGGGGAAGCTCCTTTTCCGTGAGCAAGAAGGCCAGGACGCGGAAAAAGGGGCTCTGGTCCAGGCCCTGGGCCAAGGCGGCCAGCTTGCCCAAGGGCTCCAGGTAGGCCTGGGCCAGGGCCAGCTCCTCCTCCAGCTCCTGTTTCTGCCGGGAAAGCCCTTCGGCGTGGCCCTGGATGGGCGCAAGAGCCCTTTCCGCCGCCTCCAGCCCCTCCGGGAAGGGCCTTGCGGGCTCAGCTTCCCGACCCAGGAGGGCCAGGCTGTGCTCCGCCCCCGCGGCCACCGCCTCCCAGCGCCTCAGCTCTTCCCGCTCCCCGGGGGAGAGCCGGTACTCGGCAAGCTCCTCCACCCGGAGGGTTTCCAGGTGGACCACCCCTGCCCCCTGGAGGCTTTGGAGAAGCTCCTTGGCCCGGCCCTTGGGCCCAGCCAGGACCAGCTTCTCCATGGGGGCGATCACGGCACGACCTCCTTCAGGACCAGGGCCACGGCCTCCTCCAGGCGGGAGGCGGCCTTTTCCCGAACCCTTTCGGCCTCCGCCGCAGCCTGGGCCCGGTAACGGGCCAGGATGGCCTCGGTCTCCTTGGCCTCCTTGTCCCGGTGCTCCGCCTCCAGGGCTTTGGCCTTGGCCTCCGCCTCCGCCAGGAGGGCCTTGGCCTCGGCCTCCGCTTGGCGCACCAGGCCCGCGGCCTCCTCCTTGGCGGCCTCGAGGCGGGCAAGGAGCTCCCTCTCCTTCTCCGCTAGGGTCTTGATAAGTCCCAGGCCTCCCATTGCCCCTCCTATGTGAAAAGATGCGCAAAATGCGCCCGCCAGCTATGCTACCGACCCTTGGGGCATGCGTCAACCAACCCCGCCTAAGTATACTGAAGCGGTGAGGATTCTCGTCAACGAACGCGGGGCCGAGCGCCTCCTCTCCCGCCACCTCTGGGTCTTCCGCCGCGACGTGCTCTCGGGCCCGGACGAGCCCGGGCTTTTCCCCGTCTATTGGGGCAGGCGCTTCCTGGCCTTGGCCCTGTACAACCCCCAAAGCGACCTCACCGTGCGGGCCTACCGCTTCCGCCCTGCCCATGACCCGGCCCAGGCCCTTCTGGAAAACCTGGAACGGGCCCTCCTGCGGCGGCAAGAGGCCCTGGAACGGGAGCCGCAAGGGGGTTTCCGCCTGGCCCACGCCGAGGGGGACTTCCTGCCCGGGCTGGTGGTGGATTACTACGGCGGCCACATCGTGGTCCAGGCCACCGCCCACGCTTGGGAGGCCCTCCTCCCCGAGGTGGCCGCCCGGCTCAGGCCCCTGGCCCAAAGCCTCCTGGCCAAACACGACGCCAAGGCCCGCGCCCTGGAGGGCCTTCCCCTCTACGTGCGCCCCCTATGGGGCCAGGTGCCGGAGCGGGCCGTGGTGCAGGAGGGGAGGGTGCGCTACCTGGTGGACCTCCAGGAGGGCCAGAAGACCGGGGCTTACCTGGACCAGCGGGACAATCGCATCCTGATGGAAGGCTACAGGGGGGAACGGGCCCTGGATGTTTTCAGCTACGCCGGCGGGTTTGGCCTGCACCTGGCCCTGGGGTTCCGCGAGGTGGTGAGCGTGGACAGCTCCGCCGAGGCCCTGAAGCGGGCCGAGGAAAACGCCCGGCTCAACGGCCTGCCCCTCAAGACCGTCGAGGCCAATGCCTTTGACTACCTGCGGGAGCTGGAAAGGGCGGGGGAGCGGTTTGACCTCATCGTCCTGGACCCTCCGGCCTTCGCCAAGGGGCGGAAGGACCTGGAACGGGCCTACCGGGCCTACAAGGAGGTGAACCTCAGGGCCATCAAGCTCCTCAAGGAGGGAGGGCTTTTGGCCAGCGCCAGCTGCAGCCACCACCTGACCGAGGCCCTTTTCTACCAGATGCTCACCGAGGCGGCCCAGGACGCCCACCGGGCCCTCCGGGTGGTGGAGCGGCGGGGCCAGGGGTGGGACCACCCCATCCTCCTTACCCATCCGGAGACCCATTACCTGAAGTTCGCCCTGCTAGAAGTTCTTTGAGCCTCTCGGCCACCTCCCCGGGGTTGGGCAAGGGCAGGGGAAGGCACTCCCCGCTCCAGAGGAGCAGAAACAGGACCCGTCGCCCCCGGGAAAGGGGACCTGCGGGCCAGAACCCCTCCTCTACCCCCTGGATCTGGTCCAAGGGCAGGGTGCGGGATAGCCCCAAGGGGGGTTGGAGGTGGAGCCGGTCGGGAAAGAGGCGGAACCGCCACCCCCGCCCTAGCCGCCACCAGGGGTAGAGGAGGAAAAGGGCCAAGGGGGAAGCCTCCCCCACCAGGACCCCCAGGACAAGAAGGAGCACCCCGCCCCAGAAGGCCCAGGGGGCCAGTCCGGCAAAGGCCAGGTCCAAGAGGGGCATCCGCCCCATTATCCCACGGGGGCCAGGGGGTAGACTAAGGGGGTGGAGAAGGACCTCTTGGAAGCCCTGGGCCAGCACCTGGTGTGGCGCATTGGCCGGGCGGAGGAGGAGGAGGTGCTGGTGGTCCGGGTGGGCCTGGCCTCGGCCACGCCCCGCTTCCGGGAACTCCCCCGGCTGGTGAACATCCCCGATGCGGAGATCTCCCGCCTGGCCCAGGAGGGCCGGATACGGGTGGAATGGGTGGAAGGATGAAGGCCCGGCTCCGCCTCACCCTCAACGGACACCCCCCGGGGGACCTGCCCCTCGAGGCCCACTGGGAAAGGGACCGGCTCCAGGGCGTGCTGCGCCAGGAAAACCCGGTCCTGGGCGAGCTGGTCCTCCCCTTCGCCTGCCGGCTGGAAGGGGAACGGCTCCGTCCCCTCCCCCTACCCCCCCCTTGCCTGCGGCTGGAAGGCCGGGCCCGTCCGGTCCGGGAGGGCCTGGAACTGGACCTGGACTTGGAACTGGTCCTCCCCCCGGGGCGCACCTGGGGGGAACGGGCTTTCGCCCGGATCGTGGAAACCCTCTTCCTGCGCCACCTGGCAAGCGCCCTTTCCCCAAGGGCGGGCTCTCCGGTATAGTGCCCTCTAAAGGAGGTGCCTATGCTGGAGATCCGGTACCTGGGCCACTCGGCGGTCTGGCTTTCCGACGGCAAGACCAAGGTGGTCGTTGACCCCTTCCTCACGGGAAACCCCATGGCGGCCCTAGGGGTGGCGGAGGTACAGGCGGACCTGATCCTGGTCACCCACGCCCATGGGGACCACTTTGGCGACAGCGTGGCCCTTTCCAAAAAGGGCGGGGTGGTGGTCTCCACCTTTGAGATCGCCACCTATGCGGAAAAGCACGGGGCCAAGAGCGTGCCCATGAACCTCGGCGGCACCTACCGCTTCCCCGGAGGGTGGCTCAAGTGGGTCCCGGCCTGGCACTCCTCCAGCTTCCCCGACGGCACCTACGGGGGGATGCCCATGGGGGTGGTGGTGGAACTGGGAGGCAAGCGGGTCTACCACGCGGGGGACACCGCCCTCTTTTCCGACATGCGCCTGGTGGGAGAGATGGGCCTGGACCTGGCCTTCTTGCCCATCGGCGACCACTTCACCATGGGCCCGGAAGACGCCCTAAGGGCCCTGGAACTCCTGAGGCCCAAGGCGGTGGTGCCCATCCACTACAACACCTTCCCCCCCATCCAGCAAGACGGGGAGGCCTTCGCCCAAAAGGCCCAGGAAAAGGGCGTGGCCGGCCACGCCTTGAAGCCGGGAGGGGTCCTGGTCCTTGAGTAGCCTAAGGCGCAAAGACTTCCGCCTCCTCATGCTCCTGGGCCTGGGGCAGACCGCCCAAGTCTACCTGGCAGAAGGCCCCAAGGGGGAGCGGGTGGCCCTCAAGCTGCCCCGCAAGGAGGTGCGCCAGAACCCGAAGCTGGCCGAGCGCTTCGCCCGGGAGGTGGCCTTCGCCCTTTCCCTCAAGCATCCCCACCTGGTGCGGGGCCTCCACGGGGTGCCCGTGGGCGAGGAGGCCTTTTTGGCCCTGGAGTACCTGGAAGGGGGCACCCTGGAGGAGCGCCTCCTCCAGGGCCCCCTGCCCCGGGAGGAGGCGGTGAGGGCCCTCCTGGAGGTGGGAGAGGCCCTCCTTTTCCTCCACAGCAAGGGCCTCCTCCACCAGGACGTGAAGCCCTCCAACGTCTTCGTCACCCCTGAGGGGTACAAGCTGGGGGATCTGGGTACCCTGCGCCTCCTGGAGGACCGGAGTCCCGAGTACGCGGGAAGCCCCCACTACCTGGCCCCCGAGCTCTTCCTGGGTGGCCTGCCCACCCCCAAGAGCGAGGCCTACAGCTTCGGCGTCATGGCCTACGAGCTTCTCACGGGCCGCCGGCCCTTCCGGGGAGAGAGCCTCGAGGAGCTGAGGAACGCCCACCTCTTCCTCCCCCCACCCCCCACCCACCTCCCCCCGAGGCTGGACCGGGCCCTAAGGCGCCTCCTGGCCAAGCGCCCAGAGGAACGCTTGGACCTCAAGGAGTTCCTAGAGGTGCTGCGCTACCCCGAAGGCCCCCCTAAGGGGGAAAACCCACAAAAGCCCCGGCGGTTTCCCTTCTGGAGGAAATAGGTATGGAACCCGTCTGGTACCCCGATCCCCAAGCCGCCCAAGACACCCGGCTTTTCCGCTTCATGGCCTCCTTGGGCTTCCAGGACTACGAGGCCTTCTACCGCTACAGCGTGGAGGAGGCCGAGGACTTCTACCGCCGCTTCTTCGCCCAGCTGGACCTGCCCTGGCGCAGGCCCTACGCCCAGGTGCTGGAGGGAGGTTTCCCCTTCCCCCGGTTTTTCCCCGGGGGAAGGCTCAACCTGGTGGAGGCGGCCCTGCGCCACCCCGAGGACCGGCTGGCCCTCCTGCACGAGACGGAGGAAGGAGAGGTCCGCGCCCTCACCTACGGGGAGCTCAAGGCCGAGGTGGCCCGGGTGGCCGCGGGGCTCCGGGCCCTAGGGGTAGGGCGGGGGGAGCGGGTGGGGCTTTGGCTGCCCATGGGCCTCGAGGCCGCCGTCCTCCTCCTGGCCACCGCCTGGCTTGGGGCCATCGCCATCCCCATCTTCTCCGGCTATGCCGCCGAGGCCGCCGCCTTACGGCTAAGGGACGGGGAGGCCAGGCTCCTGGCGGTGCAGGACGGCTTCCACCGCCGGGGCAGGCGGGTGGAGCTCCTGGGGGAGGCCCGCAAGGCCCTGGGCCTCGCGGGGACCCCCAGCCTCCTGGTGGTCCGCCGCCTGGGCCTACCCCTCCAGCCGGGGGAGGCGGACTACGGGGCCCTGGCCGGGGAGGCCTTCCCCCCGGAGGAGATGGAGAGCATGGACCCCTTCATGCTCATCTACACCTCGGGGACCACGGGCCGGCCCAAGGGTACGGTCCACTACCACGCGGGCTTCCCCCTGAAGGCCGCCCTGGACCTGGCCCTCCTCTTTGACCTCCGGGAAGGGGACCGCCTCTTCTGGTTCACCGACCTGGGCTGGATGATGGGCCCCTGGGCCATCCTGGGAGGGCTCCTTTTGGGGGGGACGGTTTTCCTTTACGACGGGGCCCCCGACCACCCGGGGCCCGGGCGCCTGTGGCGGATGGTGGAGGCCCACCGCCTCACCCACCTGGGCCTCTCCCCCACCCTGGTGCGGGCCCTCCTTCCCTTGGGGGAGGAACCGGTGCGGGGCCACGACCTCTCCTCCTTGCGGGTCTTGGGCTCCACCGGGGAGCCCTGGAACCTCGAGGCCTACCTCTGGTTCTTCCGGGTGGTGGGGGAGGGGAAGCGGCCCATCGTCAACTACTCTGGGGGCACGGAGGTCTCGGGGGGGATCCTGGGGAACGTCCTCCTCAAACCCATCAAGCCCATGGGCTTCAACACCGCCGTTCCCGGCATGCGGGCCGCCGTCTTGGACGAGGCGGGCAGGCCGGTGGTGGGCCGGGTGGGGGAGCTGGCCGTCCTTGGGCCCTGGCCGGGGATGACCCGGGGCTTCTGGCGGGACGAGGCCCGCTACCTGGAGGCCTACTTCGCCAAGATCCCTGGGGTCTGGGTCCACGGGGACTTCGCCCTTATGGACGAGGAGGGGCATTTCTTCATCCTGGGCCGCTCCGACGACACCCTGAAGGTGGCGGGCAAGCGGGTGGGGCCAGCCGAGGTGGAGACCGCGGCCACCGGCCACCCCGCCCTTAGGGAGTGCGCCGCCATCGGCATCCCTCACCCCGTCAAGGGGGAGGCCATCGTTCTCTTCGCCGTGGTCAAGCCAGGGGTGGAACCCGGGCCCGAGCTGGCGGAGGCGGTGGCCGACCGGGTGGCCGAGGCCCTGGGGAAGCCCCTCAGGCCGGAGCGGGTCCTTTTCGTGCCCGACCTGCCCAAGACCCGCAACGCCAAGGTGATGCGCCGCCTGATCCGCGCCGCCTACCTGGGCCAGGACCCCGGGGACCTTTCCGCCCTGGAAAACCCCGAGGCGGTGGAGGCCATCCGGCGGGTGGCCCAAGGGGGTTAGGCCGGTGCGCCCCTGGGCCCTCCTCCTCCTGCTGGGCCTGGCCTGGGCCGCCCCCCTGGAGGAGGCGCGGGCCCTCTACGCCCGGGGAGAGGTGGGGGCGGCCCTGGAACGCCTCCTGCCCCTCCTGGAGGGGTATGACCCCCCGGAGGAGGCCCTCTTGCTGGCGGGCTTGGCCCAATACCGCCTGGGGCGCCTGGAGAAGGCCCTCTTCACCTTCAGCCGCCTGGTGGGCCTCCTGAAGGGCGGGGGCGAGGCCCTCTACGGCTTCGGCTTGGTCCTGAGGGCCCTAGGGGACCTCGAGGGGGCAAGAAGCGCCCTGGAGGGGGCGAGGAGGCAGGGCTACCCGGAGGCCGAGGCCATCCTGAAAACCCTCCCCCCACCCCTGCCCCCCAGCCCCAAGGCCCGGAAGGCCCCACCCCCCTTCGCCGCCCAAGAAGGGCG encodes:
- a CDS encoding DUF3809 family protein — encoded protein: MKARLRLTLNGHPPGDLPLEAHWERDRLQGVLRQENPVLGELVLPFACRLEGERLRPLPLPPPCLRLEGRARPVREGLELDLDLELVLPPGRTWGERAFARIVETLFLRHLASALSPRAGSPV
- a CDS encoding V-type ATP synthase subunit I, whose product is MIAPMEKLVLAGPKGRAKELLQSLQGAGVVHLETLRVEELAEYRLSPGEREELRRWEAVAAGAEHSLALLGREAEPARPFPEGLEAAERALAPIQGHAEGLSRQKQELEEELALAQAYLEPLGKLAALAQGLDQSPFFRVLAFLLTEKELPLVEEALKRALEDRFLLATEAYAKGLAALLVVHRKDLEAAKAALSRAGMAELRLPGAYGELPLSQAAQRLKERAEAAPRELSEVRQALFRLAAEATSTLQSLWTRAKDEVARLKALEELASGRFGFALLGYVPVKAKGRVEEALARHKDGVVYAFEPVDEHHEADRVPVALDNPPWVRPFELLVSFLNTPKYGSLDPTPVVPIFFPFWFGMIVGDIGYALLFLLLGRWLSGYVKRNEPLVIDLFALKLKPPVLSKLVYILNWMVFWTVVWGVVYGEFFGTFLEHLGVFGTPEHPGLIPILIHRIDTAKTANLLILLSVAFGVVMVFWGLLLRAYLGLKHHHMAHFWEGVGYLGGLVGILALAAGYLGNLQAGWLTALMYLGFAVFFLSVLMSRIWLMIPEIFTQAGHILSHIRIYAVGAAGGILAGLLTDVGFAMAELGLIGTLLGLAVAALLHLLILLLTTLGHMLQPIRLIWVEFFTKFGFYEENGRPYRPFKSVRETQ
- a CDS encoding serine/threonine-protein kinase translates to MSSLRRKDFRLLMLLGLGQTAQVYLAEGPKGERVALKLPRKEVRQNPKLAERFAREVAFALSLKHPHLVRGLHGVPVGEEAFLALEYLEGGTLEERLLQGPLPREEAVRALLEVGEALLFLHSKGLLHQDVKPSNVFVTPEGYKLGDLGTLRLLEDRSPEYAGSPHYLAPELFLGGLPTPKSEAYSFGVMAYELLTGRRPFRGESLEELRNAHLFLPPPPTHLPPRLDRALRRLLAKRPEERLDLKEFLEVLRYPEGPPKGENPQKPRRFPFWRK
- a CDS encoding metal-dependent hydrolase, giving the protein MLEIRYLGHSAVWLSDGKTKVVVDPFLTGNPMAALGVAEVQADLILVTHAHGDHFGDSVALSKKGGVVVSTFEIATYAEKHGAKSVPMNLGGTYRFPGGWLKWVPAWHSSSFPDGTYGGMPMGVVVELGGKRVYHAGDTALFSDMRLVGEMGLDLAFLPIGDHFTMGPEDALRALELLRPKAVVPIHYNTFPPIQQDGEAFAQKAQEKGVAGHALKPGGVLVLE
- a CDS encoding DUF3248 domain-containing protein, whose product is MEKDLLEALGQHLVWRIGRAEEEEVLVVRVGLASATPRFRELPRLVNIPDAEISRLAQEGRIRVEWVEG
- a CDS encoding class I SAM-dependent rRNA methyltransferase, which codes for MRILVNERGAERLLSRHLWVFRRDVLSGPDEPGLFPVYWGRRFLALALYNPQSDLTVRAYRFRPAHDPAQALLENLERALLRRQEALEREPQGGFRLAHAEGDFLPGLVVDYYGGHIVVQATAHAWEALLPEVAARLRPLAQSLLAKHDAKARALEGLPLYVRPLWGQVPERAVVQEGRVRYLVDLQEGQKTGAYLDQRDNRILMEGYRGERALDVFSYAGGFGLHLALGFREVVSVDSSAEALKRAEENARLNGLPLKTVEANAFDYLRELERAGERFDLIVLDPPAFAKGRKDLERAYRAYKEVNLRAIKLLKEGGLLASASCSHHLTEALFYQMLTEAAQDAHRALRVVERRGQGWDHPILLTHPETHYLKFALLEVL
- a CDS encoding AMP-binding protein; its protein translation is MEPVWYPDPQAAQDTRLFRFMASLGFQDYEAFYRYSVEEAEDFYRRFFAQLDLPWRRPYAQVLEGGFPFPRFFPGGRLNLVEAALRHPEDRLALLHETEEGEVRALTYGELKAEVARVAAGLRALGVGRGERVGLWLPMGLEAAVLLLATAWLGAIAIPIFSGYAAEAAALRLRDGEARLLAVQDGFHRRGRRVELLGEARKALGLAGTPSLLVVRRLGLPLQPGEADYGALAGEAFPPEEMESMDPFMLIYTSGTTGRPKGTVHYHAGFPLKAALDLALLFDLREGDRLFWFTDLGWMMGPWAILGGLLLGGTVFLYDGAPDHPGPGRLWRMVEAHRLTHLGLSPTLVRALLPLGEEPVRGHDLSSLRVLGSTGEPWNLEAYLWFFRVVGEGKRPIVNYSGGTEVSGGILGNVLLKPIKPMGFNTAVPGMRAAVLDEAGRPVVGRVGELAVLGPWPGMTRGFWRDEARYLEAYFAKIPGVWVHGDFALMDEEGHFFILGRSDDTLKVAGKRVGPAEVETAATGHPALRECAAIGIPHPVKGEAIVLFAVVKPGVEPGPELAEAVADRVAEALGKPLRPERVLFVPDLPKTRNAKVMRRLIRAAYLGQDPGDLSALENPEAVEAIRRVAQGG
- a CDS encoding V-type ATPase subunit subunit G family protein, which translates into the protein MGGLGLIKTLAEKERELLARLEAAKEEAAGLVRQAEAEAKALLAEAEAKAKALEAEHRDKEAKETEAILARYRAQAAAEAERVREKAASRLEEAVALVLKEVVP